The following are from one region of the Lytechinus variegatus isolate NC3 chromosome 4, Lvar_3.0, whole genome shotgun sequence genome:
- the LOC121412533 gene encoding uncharacterized protein LOC121412533, with product MEEFNAEEVPPLEDMSELLEQALQLQKMKEKKGVASSSSVRGSLKVEEKPQRVTQEPTKHETETEKTPPQTNKPASSKAKSFGGLKKGFLFGSAPKSSGKASSQTSKQRPLVEPSNKAQTAVSVEGLEDIPLIKPQGDGAQNGAQRIQEVQDALKASAPFLENKDWVNDDLLSKIEKHPRLARQLSDPRFSQAMSMFQSNPQGAMKYFQDNPEIQTFFQDFCAILGDHFTGLSSTSSNQPSPSVPKVTPVQEVKVHDSPGADMSVSSSTDPKQATAADEAKMKEIMADPDVVKAFGHPQIPLLFEALQKNPDLAQRMMQSADADFRRHVQTLVKKGLLGFAR from the exons ATGGAGGAATTCAATGCTGAAG AGGTACCTCCTTTAGAGGACATGAGCGAGCTTCTGGAACAAGCTCTTCAACTACagaaaatgaaggagaaaaagggcgtggcttcatcatcatcagtccGTGGTTCTTTAAAAGTTGAAGAAAAGCCTCAGAGGGTAACGCAGGAACCTACAAAACACGAAACAGAGACTGAG AAGACACCACCCCAGACCAACAAACCGGCTTCCTCTAAAGCCAAGTCCTTTGGAGGCCTGAAGAAAGGATTTCTCTTTGGTTCTGCACCCAAATCATCTGGAAAAGCTTCTTCACAAACTTCTAAACAGCGCCCTCTCGTAGAGCCATCAAACAAGGCCCAGACAGCTGTATCAGTTGAAGGTCTTGAAGATATTCCGCTCATCAAACCTCAAGGTGATGGTGCACAGAATGGAGCGCAGAGGATCCAGGAGGTTCAGGATGCACTGAAGGCCAGTGCTCCGTTTCTTGAAAACAAAG ACTGGGTGAACGACGATCTTCTGTCAAAGATTGAGAAACATCCTCGTTTGGCACGACAGCTGTCAGATCCTCGTTTCAGCCAGGCAATGTCCATGTTCCAGTCTAACCCACAGGGTGCCATGAAGTACTTCCAAGATAACCCAGAAATTCAGACCTTCTTTCAAGACTTCTGTGCAATTCTTG GGGATCATTTTACTGGTCTCAGTTCCACATCATCAAACCAACCTTCTCCGTCAGTCCCCAAGGTGACTCCTGTCCAAGAAGTCAAAGTTCATGATAGTCCAGGTGCAGACATGAGCGTGTCCAGCAGTACTGACCCCAAGCAAGCAACGGCTGCAGATGAAGCCAAGATGAAGGAGATCATGGCTGATCCTGATGTTGTCAAAGCTTTTGGTCATCCGCAGATACCCCTTCTCTTTGAGGCGCTACAGAAGAACCCTGATCTAGCTCAAAG GATGATGCAAAGTGCAGATGCTGACTTCAGACGGCACGTACAGACGTTGGTGAAGAAAGGACTTCTGGGGTTTGCAAGGTGA